The segment GCTTGTGATTCACGGGATATTAAGACAAGACAACAAGAGGCCCACTGTAAAGGAGCTCAGTGCCAGGAACATATGAAGAATTTACTGTTTTTTCACTAGTCCTGGGCTTGCAGGGAGCTAAGTAATTGGCTGATCAGATTTAAGCAATGTCTCTCCGTTGCAGTATGGCCAAAGGAATGAGCCGTAAAATATTTGCACTACTAATAAACCTCTTCAGAAGATCTTCCCTTTCTTCTTGTTCTTCTCCATTGTTCTGGGAAGGATGGAAAAAGAAAGTTAATTCACTAAAACACAGCACACACAATATGCAGAACAAGAGGAACAGTCCTGGAAGGCCAGTGACATGCAGTAGCGTGCAAGCTTACATCCCTCTTCTCATGCTCACTGCCTCTACTCTCCTTTCATGCACCCATGTACCATCTCCCTCATACCTGCAGCTAGCTGCACACACTCCCTTATTTACACTTTGCCTCACAGCCACCTTTGTCACACTCTTCCCTCATGTTCATAGCCCACACCCAAAGAGCAGGTCTCCCCATTGCTATACAATGCCCATTCACACTCACTGTTTCCCCCACACATACCTCCTCATACACCCTCTCAAATACAATTACCACTAACTTCGAAGCATCCAATTTCTGCTGTTCCAACAAGCGTTGCTCTGCCTCCCATGCCACTTTCTCTTCCTCAAACTGCCTCCTCTTCTCCTCCAGCTCCTTGTATTGAGCCtccaggtttttcttcatctgttCATGTCGGCGCTGCAGCTACAGGGGCACGGAGACAgggaagggaggaagagagggagggtgggggtagcaaGGAAGGGAGGAGGCGGCAGGAAAGGGAAAGTGAGAGCGGAAGAAGGGAAAGCCAGGGAAGGGagaaagggaagagggggagtagGAGTGAAGAGGGAGAGAGTGGCAACAGGGAAGGAAGAAGAGCTCCTTTAGTTTCTACAACACTCTGAAATGGCCGAATACATCACAGTCATGCTCCCTAGGTAATGTCCAATTCAAACCAACCACTCTCTTTCAGTACAGACGTGTCCAGGTAGGGACAGAATTTGTATTCTGGGACAAGAAGAGGACACAGAAACACCAAAATTTTGCAAAACACCAAAATGCCATTAATTGCAGTcaaaggctacagagagaggaagGTGCAGAAAGCATACGGCagggtcaatggagatgtggggtggggaggacggATGTCGGTTAGAAAAGCTTACTTCATTCTCAGAGTCCTTCAATTTCTGTTTCTTCTCCTTGACCTTCATCTCAAACACTTGTTCCATCTCAGTCTCCATCTTCTTCATCTTGGCCATGTGCTCTCGACGCTCTTCCTCCATCTCAGCGAGAGGGCTCCTGCATTAATAAAAGTTAATTACCTTCTTGCACTTTACCTGTGCTTTAATTTGTTCTGAGCAGGCAGTAAGCAAGTCCAGAGCTAAAGTCTGCCAAACAAACCCAAGACTGAATAGCAGACTCCATGACCATTTACTGAAGTACCTTCCACAAGGAAGTCGCAGCATGCCGGCACAGGAAGTTTCACAAAAAAGGGATCGCCCGCCAGTATTTCCCTTTAACTATCGCTAATGTTAGTACAGCAAGGTCAGGTGCAAAGGTCAACACCTGCATCCTGTTCATAGAATAATAAAGaaacattcagcacagaaactggaGGTTTTGGCTGACTTCGCCTGTGATGCCTCAGCACTCTAAACACATTTCCCTGCTTTATGCCCCTATTGCTTTATGCCAATTCATCAATTTTATGTAACACCACACACCCCCTTTCCTGCGCCTCCCCGCCAAGGTGCACACCCATTTCACCCAcgatcccacccctccccccccttcccccagaaCCCATCCCTTTCCACATATCCCTCCATCTGGCTTTATATTTTACTTTATATTTATCTTCTCTCCCCATATGTCCAGTGCAACAAAGTTTGAGTACACAGCTCAGCATCTCCATGCAGCTCAAATCTGATGTTTGTTTACTGCTGATCTCATCGATCGGCATGTGGATAAATTTATGGTGAGTTTGTTTTCAAAGTTAACTGGGCAACAGGCAGCATATTTTCCGTGGAGCTCACCTGGTGAGGCGGCCTTTTAGCTTACTGGCGTCAACCCCATTGCCCGTCACAGCTGCCAGCTTTCGACTTCGATAGTTTTCGTAGTGGATATTGTTGGTGATCTCCTTCAGATCCTGCATATGTGTCCTGCAATAAAAGTAAAATTAGTACGCGAGTTGAAGCTTCCTTGCAGATCACTAGTACAACTCAAAACTAGGCATGTTCCCAATTCGTAGCTGTAACAAACCCAGGTGCACAGTTTATTTCCCAATAACCAAAACCACCCACCAACACACAGAATAATGCCACAGAGAAATGGGCTctgtcagcccaccttgtccatgtctaCCATGATGCCTCCTTTGCCACTTACCTGCATTAGGCCTGTATCTCTTAACTCCTTTCCTATCTATCTTTTTAAACACCTTTAAACGCGGTAACTGTCTCcagctcctttggcagctcattccagttattcaccaccctttgtggaaaaaaaGTCAGGTCTCCAAATTTCCCCACTCTCACCCAAATTTAGTTTTAGGCTCTCCTACCTAGTAAAAAGACTATCTACACTacatatgcccctcataattttataaatctcttaAGGTCACTCTTCAGCCCATCTCTCTTGTCCAGGTCACCTCTGACCCAGTAGAGATCTCAATGACCGAAAAACCTGAACTCCTACTCCCAGCACCAGCTTCTCAAACAagcattcatctgtcctatcttcctattcGTACCCTCACTAACAATATACAATATCCCAAGAATGTAATGTAGCTCATTCCCAGGTCAACTACACCATTTGTGGatggcaaaaaaaaaatccccaattaCCAACAACCCTGGAAAATATCTCAGCAAATGAGATTGGAATGTTAAATGTACACAGCTCAGAAAGTGAGATTCCTTTGTCTTATATAAAAAGATTAATTGCCTCCACGGATGGAGTTTATCAGCGCTCTCAAATGAAACTTGGATTTTCACTAAAGAGAAAATGAAATACAGTGAAAGAATAATGCATCATTAATTACAGCTATGGAGCATGAGTCACACTGTGCTGCAATGGCACAATGATTCAACAATTCATTTTCATTGTCTGATGAACTTTACCTGATCAGCATGTTGCGCAAAATGGAGAAATCACAATGGTCTCCATTTTCAACTGTGAAAGATTGAGAAAAATTAAATCAATTTTCATCCTCATCGTAGGTACTCATCCTACTCTAACGAGGCTGACCTGTTTATTAGCATCAATGTTTCCCTTTTTGTTATGTAATAGACAGTAGCCTcgagcctgtttttgtgcttttggcaCTGATAAACAGGATGCCGTGCAACAGGATTTAAAGCATGACCGGGAAAtgtaatatttatatatatatatatgtctagtACAGATAACACTGATATAAAGCCAATTTTTTGCTAATATTTTCAAAAGCTGTTGAATGTTAAATCTATGAACTTTATCAATTACAGGGTGAAAATTTGTGGGGAGAAGTTCCAGGATCCAAACACAGTGACCAGGAAAGAACAACGCATTCCAAGCTTCGTTTGCCCAATTTATTTCTTAATAATATTCCAAAACAATCAGGTCACCTCAACTGTAAAATTATCAAGTTAATTGCAAAATGGTTTGCATCAATTTGCTGCTGCATCACTGATCAACTGTGATTAAACTGAATGGTCAAACTAGATTAAAGGGTTTATTGCTTTGTCCACCTGTGCACTGTTTAAGGTCGAAAGCCTGGGTAAATAGTCAGATCCATGCAGTCTTTGACACTGAACAGTTGAAAAATCTCACATGCTCAACAGAACTTTTACCTTCTGCCACTCCCCATGGGTACTGCCGACCTCTGACCTTTTTCCCACTGACCTCAAAGACAAGGTTGCTTCCAACGACTGCCAGGGGTACACAATCCTTGGGAGAGAAGAAATCATCATGAACTTTCATATCAAGGTAAATGCAGATTCCATCATCAGTGTAGGATAAACAGTGGAGGCCTAAGTGGTGATCAGACTATGATTTTCAAATGGTGACAAATCGGGTTTCCAGCGTCTCATACTGGAGTACGACGGGCAAATGTGGACGTGCACCCCAAACAGTTTTTCCGTTTCCGGTCACAACAATGGTGTCATTCTTATTCGCTATTACCTCCCCTATGTTTCTCTAATTAGAAACTAATAAGCCTTTCCAAAATGGTGAGTTACATGCATTCTTGATTGACAGATTCACAAAGCCTGCTTTGCTGAAAATCAAGTATGGAGTACAAAAGAAATGGTGATCTGAAACTACTCAAAGCTATGACAAACCCACACTTGAAAGTGTGCATGCAGAATTGGCTCAGTACTTAGTTCACAAGTTCTCggtacagaattaggccattcggtccatcaagtgtacttcgccattcaatcaagtcaagtcaagtcaaatttatttgtcacatacacatacacgatgtgcagtgaaatgaaagtggcaatgcctgcggattgtgcacaaaaaagaattagttacagcatataataagttaataagttactaaaaataaatagtgtagacaaaaatttagtctctggagttatacaagttgacagtcctgatggcctgtgggaagaaactccgtctcatcctctccgttttcacagcgtgacagcggaggcgtttgcctgatcgtagcatctggaacagtccgttactggggtggcaggggtccctcatgatcttgcttgctctggatctgcacctcctgatgtataggtcctgcagggggacgagtgtagttcccatggtgcattctgccgaacgcactactctctgcagggccatcctgtcctgggcagtgctgttcccaaaccagactgtaatgttgccgggcaggatgctctctacagccccagagtagaagcaatgaaggatcctcagagacactctgaatttcctcagttgtctgaggtggtaaaggcgctgctttgccttacccaccagtgcggcaatgtgcgttgcccacgtcagatcctctgtgatgcggactcccaagtatttaaaactgctcaccctatccactgtagacccatttatctccagtggcgtgtacgtccttggatgtttagcccttctgaagtccacaatcagctccttcgttttagtgacattcaagaggaggctattgtcctgacaccagagtgccagatcagccatctcctcccggtaggccttctcatcgttgttggagatccggcccaccaccacagtgtcatcggcaaacttgatgatggagtttgagctgaacctggccccacagtcatgtgtgtacagggagtacagtagggggctaaggacgcaaccctggggggatcctatgttcagggtgagggagctagccatggttgatctatctttcccactcaaccgcattcacctgctttctccctaAAGACTTCAGGAAAGATTTAACTGGACAGGAGCACATGAAACATAGATCCACTGGGTCAACCTGCATTAACATGAAATGAGTTTGAACTGGCTGTATCTGAACTAACTGAAACTTGGGAAAAAAATGAGGAAATATCATTGGCACCTAAAAAAGTGTAAAATGCATCAATAGGATCAATACAAAGGAGGCTGGTTCTTCTGCTAGGAGGTCCAAGAACCAACAGCTAGAATTTCAGGATGAGGGTCCAGCAACTTGAGGATAGATTATGCTTGGCAGGCGactaatctttgaaattctctatcCCACAACAGAGTGGACCTCAGTTGCTGGGTATAATCAAGGGTGCAGGATAGATTTGTAGGCACTAGGTGTGGACGAAATGAGCTGTCCTTCCATTTTGTCTTTCAACATGGGCAGCACTTCACTCTGTGGGAATCGAACTTTACTCCAGTGAATGTACCCTTCAGAGCTTGGCTAAATAGGCCTGGTGCAGGTGTGGTCCATAAAGTTAAGAAAACAAGTTCCCTAAACACAAAGAAGAGCTTGTGAACTCAAGTCTACACTGAGACATCCTAATCTtactacatagataaggaagcctgtATTTCAGTGGAAAGTTACTGTGtgctggatcacaatagttaacccTGTAAACACAAGGGCAATAGATGGGGGGACTACCCACGCCCCCTGCCGCTAGTAGTGCAGAAGCGTTGCAGTAAATGGGGGCATATGATAGCTTGAAAGGTGAGATAGAATAGGTCAAGGTGCCTTTGTAtgatgtttgacttgtattaatcatctgttgttgaataagattaacataaacaaaaagtatattTTGACTATTGAAATAATTAATACCCATGTAGTAGATGATAGTAACAGGAAAACATATAACCAAGGACAAAGTGTGTTTTTTCTCGTATAATTGTatcgaaaaaaaaaaaaaagttgtttactgcacagtataactgtcagCTAATTCTGCTGCATAGAGAACCGGTGAGCAGTTAACTGCCACCtcctccatgatatcatgcaataaagtctcttgcAGCAGAGATTAAAAAGGTtttcccacccgcccccccccccctccacatatAACAAACTAAagagcactaaaacatacatttaacacatactaaaaaacaacaaagggacAAGACGGACTGTTGGCAAGGCGGCGATTGCGCCAAATTTACGAACCCATCCATCTACATTAACGTCCAAGTCTTTTAAATAAATACAACAAATAACAGTggccccagcacagatccctgcaaaactcaactagtcacagacctccagccagaataacatatTTCACCACAATACTGCCTTCTataagtaagccagttctgaatccacagATCATGTCACTATGGATCCTATGCATCTTAAGCTTCTGGATCAGCCGACCATGAGGGATTTCATCAAATATCTTACAAAAATCAATGTTGACAACATCCACTATCTTATCTTCATTGATCGCCtttgtcatctcctcaaaaaGCCCAATCAAGTTCTTGAGACACGATCTGATGTGAACAAAGCCATGCTACTGTCCTATTTGGCAGGAGGCAACTGGTGGCATACTCCAAGGAGCTGATTCATAACTGAGCTTTGAAATAGGTAAGAGGGGCACAGGTTTGCAAAGTCGGGCTCAGTAAATGAAAATGTtgaaaaagacgtgcaggttaaggtTTCAGATGTTTCATCAAATACTCTCTGATTAGAATGCAGTGAGAAACATTCCAcgtaaagttcataagttatgggagtataataataataatacattttatttatatagcgcttttcatatactcaaagacgctttacagagattttgagaacatagggaaattaataaatagataaataagtaaataaataaatgaacagagaaaggagacagtaggtgaggtgaccttcagtggttgaaggcagtactgaacaggtgagacttcagcgatgttttgaatgtggtgagtgtgggggagtctctaacggtttggggtagtgagttccatagggtgggagcagcgatggagaaagccctgtccccccaggatctgagtttagtccggatgtggggggataggagattggcagcggcagagcggagggtgcaggtgggagtgtgcctgtggaggaggtcggtcaggtaggatggggccaggttatggagggctttgtaggttatgaggaggattttgtactggattctctgggggatggggagccagtggagtttataaaggacgggggtgatatggtcacggatcgaggtgtgtgtgagtagacgggcagcggagttttgaatgtattgaagtttattgatgatttttgagggtgcgccatagaggaggctgttgcagtagtccagacgggaggtgatgaaggcgtggatgagggtttctgcagctgtggaggagagggatggacggagacgggcaatgtttttgaggtggaagaaggctgtctttgtgatgtgtttgatgtgtttgtcgaaggagagggtttgatcaaggatgattccaagtaTACCTTAAATTTCTTCACCAACTTATTATCATCTTCATCTTCTGCAGTTGGGAATTCATAAATCTTAATCTTCTGTTCTTTGATTTCCTTCATAATCTGTGGAGAACAGAAAATCCACAAGAATAGCAAAAACGCTCTGAAGGTTCTTGTCTCAATCAATGCTTATCAATACTAATGCTAACTTTATAAAGAGTCTAGGCAAAACATATAATTCCCCCACTCATCACATTGGTCTGAATCACCACCTGACAAGAGAGACATTGCATCTGCACTCTAACGGAGGAGAATAGTATGCTCTTGATATGATTTGACAAGAATAACATTGaaacagatagacataaaaagctggagtaattcagcgggccaggtagcgcctctggagaaaatggataagtgacggtttaggttgggacctttcttcagactgattgtagggagcgGGAtttgaagcaagaaaagaccatgaCAAGTCAGGgccgacaacagatgacctcaggcagggtggttctctgataggccaattgttggctagggtTAACTGACTTTTAATGAAGGAAGGGGgtcaaggaggggagggggagtgtttgtatggtacctaaaattagagaattcaatattcatactgctgggttgtatgtTCCCCAaacaaaacatgaggtgctgttcctccaatttgcgagtgATCCTGGTTATACAGTAACCACCCAGGGGGAAATCTTGGTAATACCCTGACCACCCCCCGGAACAGACCCTGGTTACACAGTGACCACCCACTGGAACAGACCTTGGTTACACAGTGACCACCCACAGGAACAAATACGGGTTACACAGGGACCACCCATCGGAACAGACCCTGGATATAGTGACCAGCCACAGGAACAGACTCTGGATATAGTGACCACTGGTTACACTGTGACTTTTCCTCGGACAGAGCTGATTACACTATGGCATCTAATACTGCTACATCACCGGGCATTGCTTTACCTGTTTCTTGAAGTGGTAGCACTCCTCAGGTGTGAGCGTATCCGCTTTAGCAATAAGTGGAATAATGTTCACTTTCTCATGTAAACGCTTCATAAATTCAATATCCAGAGGCTTCAGCCTGCAAGAGTGGGAGAACCAAACTCAGAGCTGCAATAGGAACTGTTAACTGTTGCGTTAAGGAAGCAGTGAACATCATTCTTCTCTCCCTGGCTACTCACATTCAACGTTCCTCTAATATATTCCACCCTTCGCACCATCAATGGCTCTCTGACTAACAGTTTATTTCACCTCTACGCAGGTGCAGTGTCTCGGAATGGGGTGCAAGACGTCATAGGGACCAGAGCTCAGGTTGGTGAGTGGAGGGAACGCTTGTGGCACATGTGAAAGTGTACGAGTGCAACCGAGACAGTGGCTGAGCAGAAGTGGGAACGGGTTGTGAATAGACGAGGCCTGGAGTGAGGCCCAGCTGTGGACGGACAAGACCGGGAGGCCCAGCTGTGGACGGACGAGTCCGGGAGTGGGGCCCAGCTGTGGATGGACGAGGCCAGGAGTGGGGCCCAGCTGTGGACGGTCGAGACTGGGAGTGGGGCCCAGCTGCAAACAAAGCAAGGGGAGGATGGAGACCCACCTGTGGATGGAGCGAGGATGGGGGTGGGGCCCAGCTGTGTAgacagaatattgtgttcaattctggacaCATTTTCTAGATGTGAAGATTTATGAGAGTATATAGTAAAGATTACAGAAATGATACCTGGAGGACGACCCCAGAATGGTATTTCAAATTACGACGGCTGTCGATGGAGGCAGGATAGTTTTCATTGGTGGACAGGTAAAGAACTTGACACAACTGAATAAAGGTGATGGGTAACAGAACCAAAAGAGACAGGAGGATATTCATTTCCTCGCAGtatgtggtgagtgtctggaatttATTCTGGGGAGGAGAGGAATTTAATTGTAACATTCATATGGAGCTGAATAAACACTTGAAAGGAAGGAATGTGCAGGGTTCTGGGGAGTTGTCGAGGGAGTGCAACCAGCTGGATTGGTGACTGGGGTACTTTGACTTGATCTCTTGCTTAGATTCCAATGCCACTGCTTCCCGCATCCCATCCTCTCAATTTCTGTTACGCTCCTGTCATACCCCGTGCACACAGATCGTAGATTCAtagttacacagcacagaaagagccttttggcccaactcatccatgacaaCTAGAACTCTATACGAGCTAGTCCCATCCGAGTGTGTTTGGCCTGCATCTCTTTAAACACTTAATATCCATGTATCTTCCCAAATGTCAATTGTACCCGCCTGCCAATTAAATCTCCCTCCTCTCGTCCACTGAATAAATTACACACTCACCACTTACCACTAGGTAATATATGTCCTTGTCTCACTTTTTGCTGTTAACCATCACCTTCATTCTGTTGTCTCAAATTCTTGACCTGTTCACCAATGAAAACTATCCTGCCTCCATCTACAaccttcataattttaaataccatTCAGGGATCGCTCTTCAGGCATAATTTCTGTAATCTTTGCTGGAAAACTCACATATACTTCACATCCAGAAAATGTGTTGTCCAGAATTGAACACAGTATTCCAGCTGAAGCCGGATCAGGGTTTTTAAATCAAGACTTTATTGCTTTGACACCCTGTGCATCCACTGGATAAAGCATAGAATTGTGTGTAACTGCTTCCTTATCCTGCCCTGCTACTTTCAATCATTTATGCACACACtgctcctgcagcccttttagaACAGTGTACTTTATTCTATATTTCCAGCCCTCA is part of the Rhinoraja longicauda isolate Sanriku21f chromosome 6, sRhiLon1.1, whole genome shotgun sequence genome and harbors:
- the LOC144594308 gene encoding septin-7-like; the protein is MIERPETAVSGLPYARSLEGYVGFANLPNQVYRKSVKRGFEFTLMVVGESGLGKSTLINSLFLSDLYSKEYPGPSLRIKKTVQVEHAKVQIKEGGVQLTLTIVDTPGFGDAVDNSNCWQPVVNYIDSRFEEFLNSESRVNRRQIADTRVHCCLYFIAPSGHGLKPLDIEFMKRLHEKVNIIPLIAKADTLTPEECYHFKKQIMKEIKEQKIKIYEFPTAEDEDDNKLVKKFKDCVPLAVVGSNLVFEVSGKKVRGRQYPWGVAEVENGDHCDFSILRNMLIRTHMQDLKEITNNIHYENYRSRKLAAVTGNGVDASKLKGRLTRSPLAEMEEERREHMAKMKKMETEMEQVFEMKVKEKKQKLKDSENELQRRHEQMKKNLEAQYKELEEKRRQFEEEKVAWEAEQRLLEQQKLDASKTMEKNKKKGKIF